CATGAAAGAAACTTATTGCATATCGATGCATCCACTCTGAAGATTAATCATCTTAGTCACTTATGCTCTCTTGAGCTTCCCTTTCTTTAACTCTTTGACGAATATATTAGAGCCTGTCAATTACATGATATAACCAAGCAAGATATTtcgttcaaataattaaaatgaGTTCACTGTAAATAGAGAAGTGTAACTTGTTCTACAATAAATTACCACCAAGTAAGTATTTGTAGAAAATTAGAAAGGAAAAATACAGTGTTAAGGCAAAAGAAGGAAAACGCTGCAGCATCTCAAAGATAAGAGAGATACTACAAGAAccaaaaagttttaaaaaaatgaataatAGGGTACCCTGCAATTTTTCTTAGTAAGGAGTTCATCTTATACTTTGATAATTGAAATCACCTGGGGAAATAATTTCTTATACATGTTGGACAAAAAAAGATCCTGTTTTTGTGGTAGCGTGTAATGAGAATTGGAATGGAGAGAAAGaactaataacaataacaaaattaAAAGTTGCCTAATTTTATCAACCCTTTTACTAATGAAACAGAATCTTTTAATCTTTATATTTTAAGTAAGTAATTGTGACATATATGCATTCATTTCTCGTTCATCTTCTATAAGTTCCAGTATTATTTGAACTATAAAAAATGATCTTGTTAATGAAATAAATGATATGATTAGACATTTGCTTTCCAACAATGCTTGTTTGTAACCTGCAATTGATGAAATTATAGAACCAAATGATCAATGcaaatttggaaaaaaaattcACACACCTTAAATCATACTGGCTAACCACAGATTGTCTTTGTTTTTGGTATAAAGACCTATTGGCTAAGCACCTTACAGAATAtctttgaaaagaaaatgttcaGTTACGTTATTAGGAAAATTTAAGTCCTAGTGAGGTATTATGCAACGGTTCACGATTAACATATCATGAAATTTAAGACATATCATAAGTGCTACTATTGCCCGCGATTCAAAACTTAACTtgtatttatctttaaaatatctTATTAGCATCACAAAATGAAAGATACCCGTTCCTGAACTAATTTGAGTAGTATGTGAGCTAAGAACTCAAGAAAGAAAtacagaagaagaagaaagaatagAAACAGAAATGGAGTCGAGGAAGAAGAGAGAATTAGATGATCTTGAGAGAGGAGGAAGTAAAGTGTATTGTATTCATTTCATTGAATTGTTCTCTGTACAATGAGCTGATCATGAGTATATATACATGAAGAATCTGCTCTACAGATTCTTTCATATTTGTAACTAACACAAGGTAGTTAATAACTACTTTCCTAATTTCAGTTAGAAGTTTGCTAAAGTGCAGTTTAGTCCCTAGCTTTTGTACATTGTAGCTTCAGTCTTCAACACTCCCTCTCAAGCTAGGACTTAGTGAATATGTTCAGTACTCCTAGCTTGGAAGTGAGACACTCATGTTGCACCTTGTTTAATCCCTTAGTTAGTATATCTGCCGGTTGTTCTTTTGTAGAAATATATTGAGTTGAGACAAGGCCTTGAGCTATTTTCTCCCTTATGAAGTAACAATCTATTTCCATATGTTTTGTCCTTTCATGGTAAACTGGATTGGCTGCAATTTTGATTGCAGATTTGCTATTACTGTAAATCACAACAGGTAGCTTAACTTCAGCCTTTATTTCTTCCATGAATCCCAATATCCAAACTAATTATGCAACAGTTGCTGCCATGCTTCTATATTCTGCTTCAGAAGAACTTCTGGATATGGTAGTTTGTTTTTCTGATTTCCATGAAATAATAGAATCACCTAGTTTGATGAGATACCTTGTTACTGATTTCCTTGAGTGTGCACATGCTGCACAGTCTGCATCACAGTATGCAGTTATTCCTTCTGACTTATTGCTTGACAGTAGAATGCCTCTTCCTGGTTCCTTCTTCACATATTTGACAATCCTCAAAGCAACCTCTATGTGTGATTTCTTTGGTTGACGTAAGTACTGGCTTAGTGTTTGAACACCATATGAGATGTCAGGTCTAGACATAGTTAAATATAGTAGCTTTCCAATTAATCTCTGGTAGGCATGTTGATCAGTAGGAGGATCAACAGTTGTGTTAGTTCTTGTTTTTGCCAAGTGATCATCATATTCTTTGTAGTCAATTTGACATTGATATCCATAGGTGAAGAGGCTGGTTTGGCAGTACTTAATCCTAACTCAGAAATAAGCTCCAAAGTATATTTTCTTTGATGCATTTGTATACCTTGAGTTGTCCTTGCAAACTCAATTCCTAGGAAAAACTTTAATTCTTCTAGATCCTTCATTTTAAAAGCTTGTGCAAGCTTGTTCTTTATGTCTTGAATCAGAGTAAGTGTATCTCCAGTGATGagcatatcatcaacatacactaatACTAGAACAGCCCCTTGTTGAGTGTGTTTCAAGTACAGACTATGATCATACTGACTCTGTTTGAACCCCATTCTTAGCAGAGCTTCTGATAGTTTTGCATTCCACTGTCTAGGAGCTTGTTTTAGTCCATACAAAGATTTAAGGAGTCTACATACTGATTTATTGTTCTCCCCCTGAGTCCTAAATTCCTGTGGAAATTCCATATATATATCTCATCATCAAGATCACCTTGTAGGAATGCATTATATACATCCATTTGGTGTATGGACCATCTTTTCTATGCAGGAAGTGTTAGAATTGTTCTAACTGTCTTCAtctttacaactggagaaaatgtTTTATGATAATCTATCCCTTCTTGTTGACTATATCCCTTGGCAACTAGCCTTGCCTTGAATCTTTCAATTTCACCTGTGGACTTGTATTTTACTTTATAGATCCATTTATAACCTATAGGTATTTTTCCAGCTGGTAGTGAAGTGATCTCCCATGTATGATTTTTGGGTAATGCTTCAATCTCATCTTTCATAGAATCTACCCATCTTGGATCTTTTAATGCTTCAGAATAAGACTTTGGCTTTGTCACAGTTAAAATTTTTGCAATGTTGGTTTGATGTTGTGGATTTAGTTTGTCATAGGTGATGTAGTTAGATAGGGCATAAGGTGTGTCTTTGCGAATATTGACTGACACAAAATCTTTCATCCATATAGGTGGTTGTTTTTCCCTTTCTGATCTTCTTTGATTTACTTGTGGTTCTGCAGGAATATCTATGTGTGGCTCTACTGGATTACCTTGAGTGGATAGTTGCATTATGTCTTCCTGATGTACTGACACTGGTGATGGAGGTGCAGCTATATCAGCTTCTGGCTCTAAAGTTTGCTGATTATGTTGTATAGGGATGTCTTGTTCTTTGGCTTGATGATCATTAGGACTAGCAATATTGAAGTGTTGTCTATCATATGTAGTATACAGTTCAGTGTATAGATATTGTTGGCCTTGTGTAGTATCATTGAAGATGGACTAATTTTGTTGTTTGTTTGTACCGAGAGAGAATGGAAAGACAGTTTCTTTGAATACTACATCTCTATTAATGAAAAACTCATATTAAGATATCCTTTCTGATTTTCTACATAACCCATATGCACTGCAGCTCTTGTTCTAGATAACATTTTATCAGTTTATTGCCATGTTTACCATAGCATAGACACCCTAAGACTCTCAGATGTTGAATGGATGACTTTCTTTTGTATAGTTTTTCAAATGGAGACTTGTGTTGTAGTATTGAACTAGGCATTCTATTAATAATGTAAACAACTTCTAGTACACACAGTCCCGAGAACCTGATTGGTATAGCACCTTGAAATCTTACAGCTCTAGTGACTTCCAAAATATGTCTATGTTTTCTTTGTGCTACCATATTCTGTTGGGCTGCATAAACACAGGTCTTTTGATGAATGATCCCACATTTGCTGAAAACTTCACTACAAACTGAGTTGATAAACTCTGAGCCATTATCTGTTCTGACCACCTTTATGGTTCTATCAAATTATGTTTTAATGAGCTGAACAAATTGTTGAATGAGTACACACACATTAGACTTCAAAGAAAACAGATAAATCCATGTCATTCTTGAGTGATCATCTACTAtagtcaaaaaaaaaattatatccaTCAAAAGTAGAGACTTTGTAAGGCCCCCATACATCCATATGAACTAGTTCAAAGTACTTATTAGTTCTAATACTGTTGTTAGGAAATGGAAGCCTAGTCTGCTTTGCACATGTTCATACTTTGCAATTAGCTAGTCTATCTGCTATAGCCTCTTGAGAAACAGATAAAAGTTTCTTCATTACAGAAATAGAAACATGTCTTAGTCGACTATGCCATAGTTGTATATCAACTTCATTACTGTTGATTCTGCATTTTGAGTCTTGAATATTTTAGCCTGCAATTTTTGTGTCATCCTTTGCACCAGTCACAAACAGATATAGCCCATCCTTTTCTCTACCAACTCCTTTCACCTTCCCACTCAAGAGATCCTAAAAAACACAAAATTCAGGGAAGAAAGCAACCATCCAATTTAGCTCTTTAGTTAGTTTAGATAAAAACAGAAGATTGTACTTAAAAAGTGGTAGATGAAAAATATTTGTGATAGTATCCTTGTTAAACAGACTACTTGTTCCTACATGTGTGACTAGAGATACATCGCCATTAGGTAGAAACACTTTTTTTGGTATTTCAGACTTAATTATAGTACCACTATTCAGACAGCTTAAGCTTGACACCATATGATCGGTTGCACCTATGTCAATGATCCATTCCTGAAGAGTCTTAGTAGTAATGCACTCATTATGCTTACCTGTTGTATTAGATGAGTAAGTTGATGTTGCTTCTTCTTTGTTTATCATTTGTAAAAGCTGATTGTACTGTTCTTTGGTAAATAATGTAGGGACAGTATTGGTATTCTGTCCATTAAGAGTGTCTGATTTATGCTGCAAGTCAGAGTAATCCACTCTTGGTTTAGTCGATGGAAAGCTGGCTTGTGAAAAATCATTGTAGCTACTATTCTGACTAGCCTGAGAAGTACAATTGTCCATCTGTACATTATAAGCTGCAGATTGCCTAAATTTCCTTTTTCTGAATTTAGGAAGGTATCCTACCACCCTATAGCAGGTTTCTTTGGTATGCCCCTTAAGTTTGCATACTTCACACTGCAAATTATAGTTCTTTTTGAACTTGTGGTTCTGATTTCCACCACCATTTCTGGTGAACATAGTAGCTTCATAGTTTCCTGGCATTACTGCAGGATTAACACCGAGGATACCAGCCACATTTTTGACTAATTTTTGGCTTTCATCACTTATAACCATAGAGTAGGCTTGGTTTACAGATGACATTAGGCTCATGAGCAAGATTTGTCTTCTTGCCTGGGCATATGAGTCATTAAGCCCCATTAAGAATTGAAACAACTTCAGTTTCTGCAGATGCAGTCTAGGATTTTTCAAAGTTGCAGCTAAGAGCAGGAACTAATGCCTCAAACTCTTCCCATAAGTCTTTTAATTTTGAGAAATAGTTAGACACAGAAGTAGTTTCTTGGGTTAAAGTAACAATCTCTTTATGAATATTAAAGGTTCTTGAACCATCAATTTTGTTAAATCGTTCATACAATTCTTCCCAAACAGCCTGGGCATTAGTAGCATACATAATACCTCCTAGAAGTCCTTTAGCAACTGAACTCATTATCCAAGAAAGAACTATGGCATTAACCCTTTCCCAATGATTTCCCACAGCTTCAGAAAAATCCTCTTTTTTACAAGAGCCATCCACAAGTCCTAGTTTATTCCTTCCTAACAGAGAAATTCTCATTGAACGAAACCAAATAGAATAGTTTTATATACTTGTAAGTTGAAAGGAGATAATCTGTATACCACTAACATCTTACGGATGAAGAAATAGAGGGTGACTATAGTCGATTCCCAGAGAAGCTTGACTGTTTCTTCCTCCAGGCGCAACAGCACTTGCAATTGCTTCTTAATCTGCAGTATTACTCATTCTTGTTTCTTTGATTTGAAAGATCTTTCTTTCTTCAAATGATTTGCGGAATTTACTCGATCTTCAAGCTCTGAGGCTTAAATACTCTGATACCATGAACTAATTTGAGTATTATGCGAGCTAAGAACTCAAGAAATAAATACAAAAGAAGAAAGAATAGAAGCAGAAATGGAGTCGAGGAAGAAGAGAGAATTAGATGATCTTGAGAGAGGAGGAAGTAAAGTGTATTGTATTCATTTCATTGAATTGTTCTCTATACAATGAGCTGATCATGAGTATATATACATGAAGAATCTGCTCTACAGATTCTTTCATATCTGTAACTAACACAAGGTAATTAATAACTAATTTCCTATTTCAGTTAGAAGTTTGATAAAGTGCAGTTTAGTCCCAAGCTTTTGTACATTGTAGCTTCAGTCTTCAATAGTTCCTCTTAAAAGAAAAAAGGTCCCAATACGATTATGTTTTACCCATAACCATAAGAACACAAAAGAGCTTCTGAGAACGTGCACCTTATATTTTATAGATGGTGAGGGTATCATATGCATCAAAAAAAACAGTGGCAACATAAAGATCGAGAGTTCTTGTCATATTCGACATTTTTCTGATCCATTTCTCTACAATTATTTTTCACAAAGCCACATGGTACCTGTAAATGAAATACAATTCAAAGCTGgggtcatatgaaagagaaaaCTCAAATTCATTTTTGAGAATAACTATAAGAAACCAAATTCTCAGGGTAGGAATAAAGTGCCCAGAGTATGAAAAATACTTTCATTCTTGCAGCCTCAATTGCATTTAGCATGATGATACTCATATTTACTCCGTTAATAATATGGTAGTCCTTTTCACACCACTTTGTTAGCGTTATCACTGCAGAATGGTACacattcatctcaaaatactTTTATGATTACAATATACACatgtgtttaccctcaaaatcagataacaattgaatttgtaagtggttttaatgatatgtggattaacttgacacaaaatgataaatcaaattgcaattgaaataaataataataaagtaaatgtaaACCACAAGAATTGAACAGTTTCATCCTTGGAAGGTTAGCTACCCTCGAGCCGAACATATTTCGATCGATATCAAGACAGAAGAATAAGATCTTaaagataataataatgtatttctttggaatgcgtgttaccatGCCCTTTTACAagtaatcagaccccctttatatagtataggagtcctactttaggtacaattctataaaaggtaaaaatcccttgATTTGCTGATTATCGATTCTCTATTAATACGTGTCGAGATTCCTGCCGCAATATTCGACTGGTCACGAATATCtcggtcttctgttggttatgctaacaatgtttctccGAGCTCGTTTGGGGCTGGGGACGATTGTGGGATCACAAACTCAACgttctcgaaggcaggcgttcTGACCCCGAgttctagctcggtgggactTGAGATCGATCTTCAACCATGTTCTGAGCCTGTCCTTCGATGttgtaggcgagctcgatttcgaccgtatacagatagtctcctcgtttTTCGGAGGGTAGATGACAAAAAATgacatgagcttccgattcttacttcgataccCCGCGACagagtcttaatggcattaaacgTTTGTCAGTTGCCGATCGGCCACTCATGGATGCCAACCTTcgctgaaaaactataaataccccctcatttgttcattcaaactttacatccaaATCTTCTACCCTCGTGTCTAAGAAATTTCAATATTTCCAAGCACTTATATTCCGTTCACTTTGAGATCTTTTAAAAAAGCTTTCATTCATCTTCGTCTCAAACCATCAAGTGTACTCTTTTAACTTCttctttttcctcattttttctCCATCTTTCAAAGAAATAGTGAAGACTTCAATAtctgttccccaaaaagaaactctctacCTCGCAGCCGGCTAACGAAGAAGTCATTTCGCGTATTGTTGTCGAGGAACCGGTACCGAAACCTCctctgaaaatgttcatccctgGGGGTGCCCGGTTAatgctgattttaaggtcgaaaaATCCTCCTCCGTACCAAtccggtgtgaggaggtctcgaggtCCCGAAGTCAAAGAGGATTGCAACTAGGTTGACAAACATGTGGTGCTTCCAGAACCTGATGAAGCCATCACCACCCACATCGAGGGaattttaagtgtttacacttatcccttcatgcTGGGCCCCTTGGACCCGGTTATCATCGACTTTTGCAAAATATACGAGGTAACACttggtcaaattcacccttctttctggaggatcgtaatcctcctctaTTTCTTTGTAAGTAAGATCGAAGGGTGCCCCTTCAATATCGACCACCTCATGCGATTATACAATCCCCGACTCTAccggggggactgataaagctcgcCCATCGAGCAAGTAAAGCCTCATTCTCGAGTATCGATTAAGATAGGGATCGGGGTTGGCTAGGTCATTTcgtccgagtgaggacctcggacttgaTCCCGGCCGAGCACATGCCagtccctgagaagtggaacatgtcaCGTAAGTATAATTTTGCTCCCAAGATTTAATTTATCGCTCTTTTCCTTTCTTCTTATTggtgttttgtggtggtgcagctgttGCTCAGATCCCGAATGCAGTTccccgactcaaggagtgggtcgaggacATCATATTACAAAGGCCTTATTCCGAGCGTTCGTGGTGCGAgctttcaaagggccgatgggaggcccgttctcacggtGAGATCTCTTTCATGAGTAATATTTGGTTTCCCTTTTGCATCATTAACCCATTACttgttttatttgttttttcAAGTTTATCCAAGGATGTCAAACTGAGGCTTTCGGCTCGTGAGGAGGACTTGCCCATCAAGTG
This region of Nicotiana tomentosiformis chromosome 4, ASM39032v3, whole genome shotgun sequence genomic DNA includes:
- the LOC138910070 gene encoding uncharacterized protein; translated protein: MRISLLGRNKLGLVDGSCKKEDFSEAVGNHWERVNAIVLSWIMSSVAKGLLGGIMYATNAQAVWEELYERFNKIDGSRTFNIHKEIVTLTQETTSVSNYFSKLKDLWEEFEALVPALSCNFEKS